One genomic window of Onychomys torridus chromosome 19, mOncTor1.1, whole genome shotgun sequence includes the following:
- the LOC118570262 gene encoding amine sulfotransferase-like: MDHKKEYLLNFKGYNFERSLVKMNIVENMDNQEIRDDDVFLVTFPKSGTIWTQQILSSIFFEGHRNSTENVQTMDRIPFFEYNIHNFDFTKMPSPRIFASHLPYYLVPKALKNKKTKILYVYRNPKDILTSYFHFTNLMANFEAANSMESFIQKFLEGRVVGSCWFDHIRGWYEHRHDFNIMFQSYEDMKKDLRSSVIKICSFLEKKLSDEDVDAVVRQSMFQNMKSDPRANYEDIIRNEIGTRNDEGKFLRKGTIGDWKHHLTVDQNERFDKIFYKNMKNIPLKFIWDINEE; encoded by the exons ATGGACCATAAGAAGGAATATTTACTTAACTTCAAAGGCTATAATTTTGAAAGATCTTTAGTTAAAATGAACATAGTGGAAAATATGGATAATCAAGAAATTAGAGATGATGATGTCTTCCTAGTCACATTTCCAAAATCTG GTACCATCTGGACTCAACAGATCCTCAGCTCGATTTTTTTTGAGGGCCACCGAAACAGTACTGAAAATGTCCAAACCATGGACAGAATACCATTCTTTGAGTACAATATTCATAATTTTGACTTTACCAAAATGCCATCACCACGCATCTTTGCTTCCCACCTCCCATATTATTTAGTACCAAAAGCTCTCAAGAACAAGAAAACCAAA ATTCTTTATGTCTACAGAAATCCTAAAGATATTTTGACCtcctattttcattttacaaatttgATGGCTAACTTTGAAGCTGCAAATTCTATGGAAAGTTTTATTCAAAAGTTTCTAGAGGGGAGAG TGGTGGGAAGCTGTTGGTTTGACCACATCAGAGGCTGGTATGAACACAGACATGACTTCAATATTATGTTTCAGAGCTATGAAGATATGAAGAAG GACCTCAGAAGCTCAGTGATTAAAATCTGCAGTTTTCTGGAGAAAAAGCTGAGTGATGAGGATGTGGATGCTGTTGTGAGACAATCTATGTTTCAGAACATGAAATCTGACCCACGAGCAAATTATGAAGATATTATAAGAAATGAAATTGGGACAAGAAATGATGAGGGAAAATTCCTCCGCAAAG GTACCATCGGAGACTGGAAACATCACTTGACTGTGGATCAGAATGAAAGATTTGACAAAATATTCTACAAGAACATGAAAAACATTCCCTTAAAGTTCATCTGGGATATAAATGAGGAGTAG